The following coding sequences lie in one Lolium perenne isolate Kyuss_39 chromosome 2, Kyuss_2.0, whole genome shotgun sequence genomic window:
- the LOC127334986 gene encoding ferric reduction oxidase 7, chloroplastic has product MTQEREPLLQNGGAGNAATAKGSPALLPSLARSVLKFLMWAVFLTWAGGIFLYPTKPVQAAFREWAAVSKNSIFGITGTVFVAFSAPILIVAALAYVYIFAFPRDHVEKKKLRSLSFRLWTFPVLVDGPFGVVSAVEFIGIVLFIVYVVFSMTYYVVESVSLVSKSHLPPTISSELILDTVGARFGSVGLFCMTFLFLPVSRGSVLLRLIDIPFEHATRYHVWLGHLTMALFTLHGLCYVIAWFLEGRLIEEIIQWKEIGVANLAGVISLVAGLLMWATSLHPVRKRFFELFFYTHQLYVVFIVFLALHVGDFVFSFAAGAVFLFMLDRFLRFWQSRAKVDIVSAACRPCGTVELVFSKPASLRYSALSFIFVQVRELSFLQWHPFSVSSSPMDGRYHMSILIKVLGTWTDKLKSIITDVEENKTRSDSDQSHTGRITASIEGPYGHESPYHLMYENLILVAGGIGISPFLAILSDIIHRIERGMPCAPKKVLVLWSVKKSTELSLLSAVDAQNISSSVSEKLHLDIQAFVTQESDPPLEDGIVEGEQKSPGIFVKNGAAMAWLVGTGDNFWAAMYFAASTLGAILAYALVQLYYVKRFNVYAWWHLGLLLLLCMTAGVALPGGLVVLLWHLAEKRRVQDDRWDTDASTAKDGAEDEQTTNGAAGEDAASAASVATLRTTRYGCRPKFQAEFMAFAERAGGAAADVGVLVCGPPGLQTSVARECRSQNLRRGAGKSGAVFHFNSHSFDL; this is encoded by the exons ATGACCCAGGAACGGGAGCCGCTCCTCCAGAACGGCGGCGCCGGCAATGCCGCCACGGCCAAGGGCTCTCCCGCCCTGCTGCCGTCCCTGGCCAGGTCCGTGCTCAAGTTCCTCATGTGGGCGGTGTTCCTCACCTGGGCCGGGGGGATCTTCCTCTACCCCACCAAGCCCGTGCAGGCGGCGTTCAGGGAGTGGGCGGCCGTCAGCAAGAACTCCATATTCGGCATCACCG GGACCGTTTTTGTTGCCTTCAGCGCGCCGATTCTGATCGTGGCAGCTCTGGCCTATGTGTACATCTTCGCCTTCCCTCGTGATCACGTCGA AAAGAAGAAGCTGAGGTCACTGAGTTTCCGTCTCTGGACTTTTCCTGTTCTGGTGGATGGCCCGTTCGGGGTTGTCTCCGCTGTTGAATTTATCGGGATTGTCCTCTTCATCGTTTATGTTGTCTTCTCGATGACATATTATGTCGTGGAGAGCGTGAGCCTTGTCTCAAAATCTCACTTGCCGCCGACTATTAGCAG TGAATTGATACTGGATACAGTGGGGGCCCGTTTCGGATCAGTTGGGTTGTTTTGCATGACCTTCCTCTTCCTGCCTGTCTCGAGGGGTTCAGTTCTTCTCCGGCTTATCGACATTCCGTTTGAGCATGCTACTAGATACCATGTCTGGTTGGGGCATCTGACAATGGCTCTGTTTACACTGCACGGCCTGTGCTATGTTATCGCATGGTTCCTCGAGGGGCGCCTAATTGAAGAA ATAATCCAATGGAAGGAAATTGGGGTGGCAAACTTAGCCGGTGTGATCAGCTTGGTGGCTGGTCTGCTGATGTGGGCGACATCACTTCACCCGGTACGGAAGAGGTTCTTCGAGCTCTTCTTCTACACCCACCAGCTCTACGTGGTCTTCATCGTGTTTCTGGCACTCCATGTCGGCGACTTCGTATTCAGCTTTGCGGCTGGCGCCGTCTTCCTCTTCATGCTCGACCGCTTCCTGCGGTTCTGGCAATCAAGGGCCAAAGTCGACATTGTTTCTGCCGCCTGCCGCCCCTGCGGAACTGTGGAGCTAGTCTTCTCAAAGCCAGCAA GTCTCCGGTACAGTGCTCTCAGCTTCATCTTTGTTCAAGTGCGGGAGCTGTCGTTCTTGCAGTGGCACCCGTTCAGTGTGTCTTCCAGCCCCATGGATGGGAGGTACCACATGTCGATCCTCATAAAAGTTCTTGGCACATGGACTGACAAGCTAAAGAGCATCATCACTGACGTCGAGGAGAATAAGACCAGAAGCGACTCAGATCAGTCACATACCGGTCGCATTACCGCCTCCATCGAAGGGCCGTATGGGCACGAATCACCCTACCACCTGAT GTACGAAAATCTCATCCTGGTGGCAGGAGGCATTGGCATATCACCCTTCTTAGCGATTTTGAGCGACATAATCCACAGGATCGAgcgaggtatgccatgcgcgcccaAGAAGGTGCTAGTCCTATGGTCAGTTAAGAAGTCAACAGAGCTTTCTCTCCTGTCGGCCGTCGATGCTCAGAACATCAGTTCATCTGTCTCTGAGAAGTTGCACCTGGACATCCAGGCCTTTGTGACACAGGAATCAGACCCTCCATTG GAAGACGGCATTGTTGAGGGTGAGCAGAAATCCCCTGGCATATTCGTCAAGAACGGGGCGGCCATGGCCTGGCTGGTCGGCACCGGTGACAACTTCTGGGCCGCCATGTACTTCGCGGCGTCCACCCTGGGCGCCATCCTGGCGTACGCGCTGGTGCAGCTGTACTACGTGAAGCGCTTCAACGTGTACGCCTGGTGGCATCTGGGCCTCCTGCTCCTGCTGTGCATGACCGCCGGCGTCGCCCTCCCCGGGgggctcgtcgtcctcctctggcACCTCGCTGAGAAGCGGAGGGTGCAGGATGACAGGTGGGACACCGACGCCAGCACTGCCAAGGACGGTGCCGAGGACGAACAGACAACGAACGGAGCCGCTGGCGAAGACGCCGCCTCGGCAGCCAGCGTCGCCACCTTGCGGACAACGCGGTATGGGTGCCGGCCGAAGTTCCAAG CCGAATTCATGGCGTTCGCGGAGCGGGCTGGGGGCGCGGCGGCGGACGTGGGCGTGCTGGTGTGCGGGCCTCCGGGGCTGCAGACCAGCGTGGCCAGGGAGTGCAGGTCGCAGAACCTTCGGCGCGGCGCCGGGAAGAGCGGTGCTGTGTTCCATTTCAACAGCCACAGCTTCGATCTATAA